The Chitinophaga lutea genome contains the following window.
CCGGGGCGGTAACCATAGAGCAGCGTAACGGAAGCGGCCGCATCGTCGGTAATGCCGGCGATGGACACATGTCCGTCCAGCGGCACCGGCAGGGACGGGTACACTTCGCGCAGCGCACTGTTCTGCCGGATGCCGATCAGGTGCAGCACTTCTTTGTTCAGTTGTTCCGCCGCATTTTTGACAGATAGCGTTTGCAGGTTGATGAACTGTCCGCCGCTCTGCGCGGCCGCCAGTTTCAGGTTGCTGTAATCTGCGCGGGGCGCGGAGGTGATGCAATGCACGGGTTTGAACAATTTCATGTCCGGCGCGCCGAATGAAGAAAGGCCGTCGCTGAAGAGCAGGTATTCATCCACTGCAAAGGGGCGTGCGGCGGAAAGATTGGTGCCGCCGTCGTACACCACATTCTCCAGTACTTTTTTCAGTGCGCTCCAGTCGCCTTTCGTGATCGTGAAAGTGCCGGCCGGCGTGAAGCGGTTGTTCAGCAGGCCGAGGGAGATGGTAAGGTTTTGTTTTTCGCCGATGATTTCGTCCAGCAGGGCCAGTTCTTTTTTGGTGTCTCTTTTCAGGCCGCTCAATGAAACGTCCCAGATGAGCCCGATGTGGTTGCCCCAGTTACGCGGGCGGCTTTGTGCCTTCGGATAAGCGTTGACGAGGAAATAATAGCTGCTGCCGGCTTTTTGCAGCAGGGATTCCACCATGTCGGCCTGTTTGGGTAAATGGATGGTCAGTGCGTTGCCTGGCTGGAAATTGGTTTTATGAATGTCTGCGATATACGTGTGGCCGCTGGTGTTGCGGAACGCGAAGCTGCCGTCCGGTTTTTCTTCGAGCTCCGGTTTGGCGAGGCTTTCCCATACGGTGGCCTTGAGATCGAAGGAGGGGATGCTTTCTTTGTAATCCAGCGGCAGATGATAGCGCTGGCCTTTGAGCTCTTCTTCGTAGCCGATCAGGATGGTACGTATGCCGTTCGGCGGCAGCGGGTACACGCGCGTGCGGAAGTTATTCCCTTCCGTTTTTTCCAGCAGCCCGGGATCCACCCTGCGTTGTTCGATGCTTTCAAATGTTTCGGTGGCTTTGGCTTTTTCTACCGGCACCGCTTCGCGCATACGGCCGTTGATATCGAGCGCATAGCGGCTCACGGTGACGCCTTCGGGCAGCGGGAAGGTAAGCTCGCCTTCGAGCACCCGGTTGCTGTTGTTGCGGAACTGCATGGTCATCACCGTGGTGGCGATGTTGCCGGTCACCTGTACATCTACTTTCAGGGACGAAAGGATAACGGACTGGCCCGCATCCGGGCTTTTTATTTTCATGACCGGCATCTGCGCCATGGCGGCGGCCGTTGTAAAGAGGAACAGGCAGGTGAGTCGGAACGCGCTGATCATAAGGTTCGTTTTCCCAAGGATGCAGAAATATGCCCGGTTCCATAAAGCCCGTCCATTCTTGTCGCGTTTGCCCCTTTAATTGGCATGATTGGTGGCGGCCGGCGATGGTGATGCCGGTTACATTTGTAGTGTCTAAAACCTTCTATATATGCTGCTTCAGAATAAGAACGCCATTATTTACGGCGGTAGCGGTGCCATCGGCAGCGCCATTGCACAGGCCTTTCTGCGCGAAGGCGCTACGGTGTACCTGGCTGCCCGTCATCTTCCCAAACTGGAGGCTGTTGCCGCCGGCCTGCAGGCGGAAAAAGGAAGGGTGCACATCGCCGCGCTGGATCTTACCGAGGAAGATGCCGTGGAAAAACATGCGGCCGCGGTGGCGGCGGAAGCGGGCAGTATCGATATTGCCTGCAATGCAACCGGCACTTTTCATATACAGGGCAAACTATTGCATGAACTGACGCTGGAGGAGTTCGAACATCCCATTCAGTTCGGCGCCCGGACGCTTTTCCTGACGGCGAGGGCTACCACGCGGCATATGAAACAAAAAGGGCGCGGGGTATACCTGAATCTTTCCACACCGGGGTCCCGTTTGCCGATGGAGGGGATACTCGGGTTTGGGGCCGCATGTGCGCTGGTGGAAGGATTTACCCGGCACCTGGCAGGGGAACTGGGCCCCAGTGGTATCCGCGTGATCTGCCTGCGGCCGGATGCAATCCCGGAAGCGCTGGAGAAAGGCTCGCATGCCAACGAGGTATTTAAGGGAGCTGCTGAGCAAGCCGGGCTCACGCCCGCGGTAATGCTGGCGGAACATGCAAAAACGGGACCGCTGCTGCGCCGCCTTCCTTCATTACTGGAGGTAGGCAATACGGCCGCCTTTATGGCCAGCGACCAGGCAGGTGCCATTACCGGCGCGATCGTGAACCTCACCTGCGGCTCGCTGGTAGACCAGGCCTGATGATTTTATGCCTTATATTATACCGCCCGCTCCCGACAGAGCGGGCATTTTTCGTTTTTCATCTTCGCTTCATCTTCGGGTGATAGTTTTGGGTCATCAAAAAATTCTTAACCATCAATCGAGATTATGAAAACAAAAGCATGTATGTTCATCGCCCTGATGATGTCCGGTGCGGCCTTCGGCCAGCAGGCGGAAGTGAAACAATCGGTAAAGGCAACAGGCCATGTAAGTGCGGGTTCATCGAAGGCGGGCGCCAAAACGGAGATCAAATCCGACAGCCGGGTAGAGGGGAATGCCGCCAGGAACAGCGGGAATGCCACCATCAAATCCGACAGCCGTGTTGACGGCCATGCCACGGGGAATGGCGGGAACGCCGGCCTCATATCCGGGAATCAGGTAGCAGGGAATGCCGGTAATGATGTGAATGCAATATTAAAATCCGAAGGAGGTGCCGCAACCAATAGCGGGAATGCCGCCTCAAATGC
Protein-coding sequences here:
- a CDS encoding SDR family NAD(P)-dependent oxidoreductase, whose amino-acid sequence is MLLQNKNAIIYGGSGAIGSAIAQAFLREGATVYLAARHLPKLEAVAAGLQAEKGRVHIAALDLTEEDAVEKHAAAVAAEAGSIDIACNATGTFHIQGKLLHELTLEEFEHPIQFGARTLFLTARATTRHMKQKGRGVYLNLSTPGSRLPMEGILGFGAACALVEGFTRHLAGELGPSGIRVICLRPDAIPEALEKGSHANEVFKGAAEQAGLTPAVMLAEHAKTGPLLRRLPSLLEVGNTAAFMASDQAGAITGAIVNLTCGSLVDQA